Proteins encoded by one window of Kribbella italica:
- a CDS encoding PLP-dependent aminotransferase family protein, which yields MWRGSDLDPADGNRTEQVEALVLRRIERGDLSIGSRLPSERVLAERLGVSRVTVVRALDQLRADGVLETRRGSGTHVRPLDRLLDPIAPVSTVTPGDQPLLDLRFATTAAPHDVAEVAAQIVAEGLPQAMGGDGPPSGGSLELRTALAARLTSEGVPTEPGQLTLTVGAAAGLNAALAGLDLGPGVAITETPTYPAAFDLLRNHRLDVVGWPAGVWDTDQLAHLCRRHKPKVIYLQADNHNPTGLSLPADRRTAVVEIARRYGAALISDETMRPLWLASGKQADPLSRYPRTVSVGSLSKTVWGGLRVGWVRTGRQLRRRINTSAQLSVTSPSALDDLLALAILDRLDRVISRRKTRLRANLAALETGLKTVPGVAWATPTGGMTLWLELTDVRARRVLEAAREQGLLLGAGDLFTPDGTDRRHLRIPFTAPPATLRLVVARLTAAIDQSS from the coding sequence ATGTGGCGGGGGAGTGATCTGGACCCGGCGGACGGGAACCGGACCGAGCAGGTCGAGGCGCTGGTGCTGCGGCGGATCGAGCGGGGCGACCTGTCGATCGGGTCGCGGCTGCCGTCGGAGCGGGTGCTGGCGGAGCGACTCGGGGTGAGCCGGGTGACGGTGGTCAGGGCGCTCGACCAGTTGCGGGCGGACGGCGTACTGGAGACCAGGCGGGGGTCCGGGACGCATGTGCGGCCGCTGGACCGGCTGCTCGATCCGATCGCTCCGGTGTCGACGGTGACGCCGGGGGACCAGCCGTTGCTGGATCTACGGTTCGCTACGACCGCGGCGCCGCACGATGTCGCCGAGGTGGCGGCGCAGATCGTGGCGGAGGGGCTGCCGCAGGCGATGGGCGGGGACGGACCGCCGTCTGGAGGGTCGCTGGAGTTGCGTACGGCGTTGGCCGCGCGGCTGACCTCCGAAGGAGTTCCGACTGAGCCGGGCCAGCTGACGCTGACCGTTGGCGCGGCGGCTGGGCTGAACGCGGCGCTGGCCGGGCTGGACCTCGGGCCGGGTGTCGCGATCACCGAGACCCCGACGTACCCGGCGGCCTTCGACCTGCTGCGCAACCACCGCCTGGACGTCGTCGGCTGGCCTGCGGGTGTCTGGGACACCGACCAGCTCGCCCACCTCTGCCGGCGCCACAAGCCCAAGGTCATCTACCTGCAGGCCGACAACCACAATCCGACCGGGCTGAGCCTTCCGGCGGACCGGCGTACGGCGGTGGTGGAGATCGCCCGGCGGTACGGCGCCGCTCTGATCAGCGACGAGACCATGCGGCCGCTCTGGCTCGCTAGCGGCAAGCAGGCCGACCCCCTGAGCCGGTACCCGCGCACTGTCAGCGTCGGGTCGCTCAGCAAGACGGTGTGGGGAGGCCTGCGCGTCGGCTGGGTCCGGACCGGTCGCCAGCTGCGCAGGAGGATCAACACCTCGGCCCAGCTGAGTGTGACGTCGCCCAGTGCGCTGGACGACCTGCTGGCGTTGGCGATCCTGGACCGGCTCGACCGGGTGATCTCCCGGCGCAAGACCCGGCTCCGGGCGAACCTGGCCGCCCTGGAGACCGGACTGAAGACAGTGCCCGGAGTGGCCTGGGCGACGCCGACCGGCGGGATGACGCTGTGGCTGGAGCTGACCGACGTACGGGCCCGTCGAGTGCTTGAGGCAGCGCGGGAGCAGGGGCTGCTGCTGGGGGCCGGGGACCTGTTCACGCCGGACGGCACCGACCGGCGGCACCTGCGGATCCCGTTCACCGCGCCGCCCGCGACGTTGCGGCTGGTCGTGGCCCGGCTGACGGCCGCGATCGATCAGTCCAGCTGA
- a CDS encoding response regulator: MNRVLIAEDEERIASFVAKGLRANGFTPTVVSDGRTALDHGLTGEFDLMLLDLGLPELDGFTVLGRLRTAGSAMPVVILTARSSVQDTVAGLEGGADDYLSKPFRFEELLARIRLRLRDDRGAEPAILRRGSLALDLRSRCAVVDGRMVPLTAREFVLVEVFLRNAGQVLSREMLLSRVWGFEFDPTSNVVDVYVRYLRRKLGVDRFETVRGAGYRLV, from the coding sequence GTGAACCGGGTGCTGATCGCCGAGGACGAGGAGCGGATCGCGTCGTTCGTCGCCAAGGGCCTGCGGGCCAACGGGTTCACGCCGACCGTCGTCAGCGACGGCCGGACGGCGCTGGACCACGGGCTGACCGGTGAGTTCGACCTGATGCTGCTCGACCTCGGGCTGCCGGAGCTGGACGGGTTCACCGTGCTCGGCCGGCTGCGGACGGCGGGCAGCGCGATGCCGGTGGTGATCCTGACCGCGCGCAGCTCGGTGCAAGACACCGTGGCCGGGCTGGAAGGTGGCGCCGACGACTACCTGTCGAAGCCGTTCCGGTTCGAGGAACTGCTGGCGCGGATTCGGCTGCGGCTGCGCGACGACCGCGGGGCCGAGCCGGCCATCCTGCGGCGCGGGTCGCTGGCGCTCGACCTGCGGTCGCGGTGCGCCGTGGTGGACGGGCGGATGGTGCCGCTGACCGCGCGGGAGTTCGTGCTGGTGGAGGTGTTCCTGCGCAACGCCGGGCAGGTGCTGTCACGCGAGATGCTGCTCAGCCGGGTCTGGGGGTTCGAGTTCGACCCGACCTCGAACGTCGTCGACGTCTACGTCCGGTACCTGCGCCGCAAGCTGGGGGTGGACCGGTTCGAGACGGTGCGCGGCGCCGGGTACCGGCTGGTCTAG
- a CDS encoding sensor histidine kinase, with protein sequence MTGIGRFSDLTRSVRARILAWVLLLAALGMAGAAGTAYVLERERIDVRIEQALAQEVSEFAEFRRSAVDPRDGGQFTTLERLFEVALRRNVADHHQTLVAYLQDETLSPSGGTVALHDDPVFRDLVTASRQPLSGAYESASGPVRYSTVPITLSTERGTFVVVYFTGPEMAELTEVFQIYSAVAVAALAVIAVVGWLAAGRLLRPIRDVRQAAQQIGETDLSRRIVAPGNDDVSSLARTFNAMLDRLEEAFATQRRFLDEVGHELRTPITIVRGHLEVLNTADAEETAEVRGLLLDELDRMSRSVEDLIVLAKAERPDFLRTDLVDIGLLTDHVLDKVRALGDRRWRIDRRADAWAVADAQRLTQALVQLAENAVKFTRPGDRVLIGSAADGRMVRLWVRDSGPGVAPGDAERIFRRFERGAGRAEGSGLGLAIVRAIAEAHGGSARLEPTPGGGATFVLLIPQAVAPVPATAVPREEVVL encoded by the coding sequence ATGACGGGGATCGGACGGTTCTCGGATCTGACCCGGTCGGTCCGGGCGCGGATCCTGGCCTGGGTGCTGCTGCTCGCGGCGCTCGGCATGGCGGGCGCGGCCGGTACGGCGTACGTGCTGGAGCGGGAGCGGATCGACGTACGGATCGAGCAGGCGCTGGCGCAGGAGGTCTCCGAGTTCGCCGAGTTCCGGCGGTCGGCGGTGGATCCACGCGACGGCGGGCAGTTCACCACGCTGGAGCGGCTGTTCGAGGTGGCGCTGCGGCGGAACGTTGCCGACCACCACCAGACGCTGGTCGCGTACCTGCAGGACGAGACGTTGTCGCCGTCCGGCGGGACGGTGGCGCTGCACGACGACCCGGTCTTCCGCGACCTGGTCACCGCCTCGCGGCAACCGTTGTCGGGCGCCTACGAGTCCGCCAGCGGGCCGGTCCGGTACTCGACCGTGCCGATCACGCTCTCGACCGAGCGCGGGACGTTCGTGGTGGTGTACTTCACCGGTCCGGAGATGGCCGAGCTGACCGAGGTTTTCCAGATCTACTCGGCCGTCGCGGTCGCCGCACTGGCGGTGATCGCGGTGGTCGGCTGGCTGGCGGCCGGACGGTTGCTGCGGCCGATCCGCGACGTCCGGCAGGCCGCGCAGCAGATCGGCGAGACCGACCTGTCCCGCCGGATAGTTGCTCCAGGCAATGACGATGTGTCGTCGCTGGCCCGGACCTTCAACGCGATGCTGGACCGGCTGGAGGAGGCGTTCGCGACCCAGCGCCGGTTCCTCGACGAGGTCGGGCACGAGCTGCGGACGCCGATCACGATCGTCCGCGGGCATCTCGAGGTGCTGAACACCGCGGACGCCGAGGAGACCGCCGAGGTCCGCGGCCTGCTGCTCGACGAGCTGGACCGGATGAGCCGGTCGGTGGAGGACCTGATCGTGCTGGCGAAGGCGGAACGGCCGGACTTCCTGCGGACCGACCTCGTGGACATCGGCCTGCTGACCGACCACGTGCTCGACAAGGTCCGGGCGCTGGGGGACCGCCGCTGGCGGATCGACCGCCGGGCCGACGCGTGGGCAGTCGCCGACGCGCAGCGGCTGACGCAGGCGCTCGTCCAGCTCGCGGAGAACGCGGTGAAGTTCACGAGGCCGGGCGATCGGGTGCTGATCGGTTCGGCCGCGGACGGGCGGATGGTCCGGCTCTGGGTGCGGGACAGCGGGCCGGGGGTCGCGCCCGGCGATGCCGAACGGATCTTTCGCCGGTTCGAGCGCGGTGCCGGGCGCGCGGAGGGTTCGGGGCTGGGGCTCGCGATCGTCCGCGCGATCGCGGAAGCCCACGGCGGCTCGGCCCGGCTGGAGCCGACGCCGGGCGGTGGGGCGACGTTCGTGCTGCTGATCCCGCAGGCGGTCGCGCCCGTGCCGGCGACCGCCGTACCGCGGGAGGAGGTGGTGCTGTGA